A genomic stretch from Capricornis sumatraensis isolate serow.1 chromosome 4, serow.2, whole genome shotgun sequence includes:
- the YARS2 gene encoding tyrosine--tRNA ligase, mitochondrial: MAAPMLRCISRSPWLGTQGLSGVLPLGLRESHSAAQGLLAVQKARGLFKEFFPERGTKTELPELFDRGTGGKFPQTIYCGFDPTADSLHVGHLLALLGLFHFQRVGHNVIALVGGATARLGDPSGRTKEREALDAERVQSNARALSQGLKALAANHQQLFANGRTWGSFTVLDNSAWYQKQDLVDFLAAVGGHFRMGTLLSRLSVQARLKSSEGMSLAEFLYQVLQAYDFYYLFQHYGCRVQLGGSDQLGNIMSGYEFIHKLTGEDVFGISVPLITSTTGAKLGKSAGNAVWLNRDKTSPFELYQFFLRQPDDLVERYLKLFTFLPLPEIDHIMQLHVTEPEKRGPQKRLAAEVTKLVHGQEGLASAKRCTQALYHSSIDALEVMSDQELKELFKEASFSELVLDPGTSVLDTCRKANAIPDGPRGYRMITEGGVSINHRQVTNPESVLVVGQHILKNGLSLLKIGKRNFYIIKWLRL, encoded by the exons ATGGCGGCGCCCATGTTGCGGTGCATTTCCCGGAGTCCGTGGCTTGGTACCCAAGGCCTGTCAGGAGTCTTGCCCTTGGGGCTGCGTGAGTCCCACTCGGCCGCTCAGGGGTTGCTGGCGGTGCAGAAGGCTCGGGGTCTGTTCAAGGAATTCTTCCCCGAGAGGGGTACAAAGACAGAGCTCCCAGAGCTCTTCGACCGCGGCACGGGAGGGAAATTTCCCCAGACCATCTACTGCGGCTTCGACCCCACGGCCGACTCGCTTCATGTCGGGCATCTGCTGGCGCTTTTGGGCCTTTTTCATTTCCAGCGAGTGGGCCACAACGTGATCGCGCTTGTGGGAGGCGCCACGGCGCGCCTGGGAGACCCAAGCGGTCGTACCAAGGAGCGCGAGGCGCTGGATGCGGAGCGCGTGCAAAGCAACGCCCGTGCCCTGAGTCAAGGGCTAAAGGCCCTGGCGGCTAATCACCAGCAGCTCTTTGCAAATGGGCGGACCTGGGGCAGTTTCACCGTGCTGGACAATTCGGCGTGGTACCAGAAGCAGGACCTGGTGGACTTCCTAGCGGCAGTGGGTGGCCACTTCCGCATGGGAACGCTGCTGAGCAGGCTGAGTGTGCAGGCTCGGCTCAAGAGCTCCGAAGGCATGAGTTTGGCCGAGTTTTTATACCAGGTGCTCCAGGCCTATGATTTCTACTACCTGTTCCAGCATTATGGATGCCGGGTCCAGCTGGGTGGATCAGATCAGCTGGGCAATATCATGTCTGGATACGAGTTCATCCACAA GTTGACTGGAGAAGATGTGTTTGGAATCTCTGTTCCTCTAATTACAAGTACAACTGGAGCGAAACTGGGCAAGTCTGCTGGCAATGCTGTTTGGCTAAACAGAGATAAGACATCTCCATTTGAATTGTATCAGTTTTTTCTCAGGCAACCAGATGATTTGGTAGAAAG ATACCTGAagctcttcacttttctgcctctTCCAGAGATTGACCACATCATGCAGCTGCATGTCACAGAGCCAGAAAAGCGGGGTCCTCAGAAGCGACTTGCTGCGGAAGTAACAAAGCTTGTTCATGGACAAGAAGGGCTGGCCTCTGCTAAAAG GTGTACACAAGCCCTTTATCACAGCAGCATAGATGCGCTGGAAGTCATGTCTGATCAAGAGTTAAAAGAATTGTTTAAAGaagcttcattttctgaattagtTCTTGACCCTGGAACAAGCGTCCTAGATACGTGCCGCAAAGCAAATGCCATTCCAGATGGTCCCCGAGG GTATCGGATGATTACAGAAGGTGGAGTCAGTATAAATCACAGACAAGTAACAAATCCTGAGAGTGTTTTAGTTGTTGGACAACATATTCTTAAGAATGGACTTTCATtacttaaaataggaaaaaggaacTTCTACATTATAAAATGGCTTCGGCTATGA